Proteins from a genomic interval of Thermus tengchongensis:
- a CDS encoding ribonuclease HII, giving the protein MKGEPGPLEAPFWSMGLRVAGIDEAGRGAWAGPIVVGAVILPPGRYPFRDSKLLRPKERERLAEEVRRVALAHALGMAEAGEVDRLGVLKATLLAAQRALNLLDPPPEALVTDYLQVATSLPLLAPPRADRNSPSVAAASILAKVHRDQLMVELDRLYPGYGFARHKGYGTPDHHKALLVLGPSPVHRRRFAPVAQAPLRFSEEE; this is encoded by the coding sequence ATGAAAGGGGAACCGGGACCCCTCGAGGCCCCCTTCTGGTCCATGGGCCTAAGGGTGGCTGGGATAGACGAGGCCGGCCGGGGGGCCTGGGCGGGGCCCATCGTGGTGGGGGCGGTGATCCTGCCTCCTGGACGCTACCCTTTCCGCGATTCCAAGCTCTTAAGGCCAAAGGAGCGCGAGCGCTTGGCCGAGGAGGTGCGTCGGGTGGCCTTAGCCCATGCCCTGGGGATGGCGGAGGCAGGGGAGGTGGACCGGCTAGGGGTTTTGAAGGCCACCCTTCTGGCGGCGCAAAGGGCCTTGAACCTTCTGGATCCACCCCCTGAAGCTCTGGTCACCGATTACCTTCAGGTGGCCACTTCCTTGCCCCTCCTTGCCCCTCCCAGAGCGGACCGGAATAGCCCCAGCGTGGCCGCGGCCAGCATCCTGGCCAAGGTGCACCGGGACCAGCTTATGGTGGAGTTGGATCGCCTTTACCCCGGTTACGGGTTTGCCCGGCACAAGGGCTATGGCACCCCTGATCACCACAAGGCTCTTTTAGTCCTAGGGCCTTCCCCTGTGCATCGCAGGCGCTTTGCCCCGGTAGCCCAGGCTCCCTTAAGGTTTTCTGAAGAGGAGTAG